A segment of the Bordetella flabilis genome:
CGCCTCGGTCGTGCTGCGCGAGCTTTCCCTGGATGTCGGCGAAGGAGAAGCCGTGGCCCTGCTGGGCAAGAACGGCATGGGAAAGAGCACGCTGCTGAAGACCGTCATGGGCTACCTGCCCAAGCAGGCCGGGACGGTCGCGCTGAACGGCGAGGACATCACGCGGCTCGCGCCGCACGAGGTGGCGCGCAAGCGGGTGGCATACGCCGCGCAGGAGCAGGCCATCTTCACGGAGTTGAGCGTACGCGACAACCTGCGGCTGGGCCTGGCGCGCGAGGCGGACTTTCCGGCCCGCTTCGCGGCGATCGAGCCGGTGTTCCCGGTGTTCCGGGACAGGCTCAGGCAACCGGCAGGCACGCTGTCCGGCGGCGAGCAGAAAATGTTGCTGGTCGCGCGGGCGCTGATGCTGCGGCCGTCCGTTATCCTTCTGGACGAGATCACGGAGGGCCTGCAGCCTTCGGTCATCGACCGCCTGGCGCAGGCGCTGCTATGGGAGCGGCGCGAGCACGGCACCGCCATGCTGTTGATCGAGCAGAATGTCGCTTTCGCGCTGCGCGTCGCGGACCGCTTCGCGGTTCTCAAGCAGGGCGAGATCGTCGAGCAGGGCGACGCCAGGGACGACGGCGCCGCCGTAACGGTATTTGCTCACCTGCGCGTCTAGGGCCTGCTGGCAGGTCCCGGGGCGCGGGTGGGACAGGAATGGGAACATGACGGGGACCAGGGGTTCGTCGGCGGACTGGCGTATCGGCATTCTGTTTTCGCGCACTGGCGTGACGCGGATTACAGGCTCGGAGCATTTCCTGGGCACCGCGCTGGCGGTGGAGGAAATCAACGCGCGGGGCGGGGTGCTCGATCGTGAGCTCGCGCCTGTCGTCTACGATCCGGCCAGCGATCCGGCGGAGTACCGGCGCCTGGCCACGCGCCTGATGGCCGAGGATGACGTCAACGTGATCTTCGGCTGTTCCACGTCGTCCAGCCGCAAGGCCGTGCTGCCGGTGGTGGAGCGCAACAACGGCCTGCTCTGGTATTGCTCTTTCTACGAGGGCTTCGAGTACTCGCCGAACGTGCTTTATATGGGCGCGGTCCTGAACCAGAACGCCATGCAACTGGCCGCCTACCTGCTGCTGCACAAGGGCTCGCGTTTCTTCCTGGTGGGATCGGACTACATCTACCCGCGCGAATCGAATCGCGTGATGCGCGACATGGTCGAGCAGCATGGGGGAGAGGTGCTGGACGAAGTCTACCTGCCGTTGACCGCCGGCCCGGCCGACGTCGCGGAGGTCATCCGCGATATCAAGGCTGCCCAGCCGGAAGTGGTCTTCTCCACGGTCGTCGGGGATTCGGCGCGCATGCTCTACCGGCAGTATGCGGAAAGCGGGCTGGACCCGCGCCGCATCCCGATCGCCAGCCTCTCCATGGCGGAAGAAGAGATCCGCCTGGTCGGGCCCTCGCTTTGCGCCGGGCACATCACGGCCGCCACCTATTTCAACTCGCTGGACAACGAGAGCAACCGCCACTTCACCGAGCTGTGGCGCAGCCGGTATGGCGACCGGCCCACCAGCACCTGGTCGG
Coding sequences within it:
- a CDS encoding ABC transporter ATP-binding protein, with product MQALKLDKVTSGYGASVVLRELSLDVGEGEAVALLGKNGMGKSTLLKTVMGYLPKQAGTVALNGEDITRLAPHEVARKRVAYAAQEQAIFTELSVRDNLRLGLAREADFPARFAAIEPVFPVFRDRLRQPAGTLSGGEQKMLLVARALMLRPSVILLDEITEGLQPSVIDRLAQALLWERREHGTAMLLIEQNVAFALRVADRFAVLKQGEIVEQGDARDDGAAVTVFAHLRV
- a CDS encoding transporter substrate-binding domain-containing protein, producing the protein MTGTRGSSADWRIGILFSRTGVTRITGSEHFLGTALAVEEINARGGVLDRELAPVVYDPASDPAEYRRLATRLMAEDDVNVIFGCSTSSSRKAVLPVVERNNGLLWYCSFYEGFEYSPNVLYMGAVLNQNAMQLAAYLLLHKGSRFFLVGSDYIYPRESNRVMRDMVEQHGGEVLDEVYLPLTAGPADVAEVIRDIKAAQPEVVFSTVVGDSARMLYRQYAESGLDPRRIPIASLSMAEEEIRLVGPSLCAGHITAATYFNSLDNESNRHFTELWRSRYGDRPTSTWSESAYNQVHLFARALERTGSLDTARLVRTAHSVRYDSPEGPLAIDSENNHCMLTPRIGVCREDGQFDVVWQGSGPVRPDPYLSTFGLSAFWLK